In one window of bacterium DNA:
- a CDS encoding LytR C-terminal domain-containing protein: protein MNEITRHAKFCGRMLKFNGGKAGLYILIAVLLLFSLSVVVVRQNRESPEDTFKKNSQLRIEVLNGCGIERLALKVTDILREQGFNVVKIGNTSGEAHQETVVIERSSENMEHAKYFSRRIGCANTGKDVDPVLYIDITLILGQDYQKLFPDVAKKF from the coding sequence TTTTGCGGTCGGATGCTCAAATTTAACGGCGGGAAGGCGGGGCTCTATATCCTCATCGCCGTCCTGCTGCTGTTTTCATTATCCGTGGTCGTCGTACGCCAAAACCGGGAATCCCCGGAGGATACATTTAAGAAAAACAGCCAGTTACGGATCGAGGTTCTCAATGGATGCGGGATCGAACGGCTTGCCCTTAAGGTTACCGATATACTGCGTGAACAGGGTTTCAATGTCGTGAAGATCGGCAATACCAGCGGCGAAGCCCACCAGGAAACGGTCGTCATCGAGCGCAGCAGCGAGAACATGGAACACGCGAAGTACTTCAGCCGCCGTATTGGCTGCGCTAATACCGGCAAAGACGTGGACCCGGTGCTCTATATCGATATAACGCTGATCCTGGGTCAGGATTATCAAAAATTATTCCCCGATGTCGCCAAAAAGTTCTAA
- the rsfS gene encoding ribosome silencing factor, translating into MSPKSSKKAAPTQALDLAKKLAALLADKKGSRIVIFDLRTISPITDYFVIVDGLSVVHNRTLADHLISCEKPDHIEGMDSGSWVLLDYIDVVVHIFLAETRVFYGLERLWGDAPHIAIEDD; encoded by the coding sequence ATGTCGCCAAAAAGTTCTAAGAAAGCAGCACCCACACAGGCGCTGGACCTGGCGAAAAAGCTGGCGGCCCTGCTGGCCGACAAAAAGGGCAGCCGGATCGTCATCTTCGATCTCAGAACGATATCGCCGATAACGGATTATTTCGTGATCGTTGACGGCTTGTCCGTTGTTCATAACCGAACGCTTGCCGATCATTTGATCAGCTGCGAGAAACCGGACCATATCGAAGGTATGGATTCCGGATCATGGGTTCTGCTCGATTACATCGATGTTGTCGTCCACATCTTTTTGGCCGAGACGCGGGTGTTCTATGGGCTTGAAAGATTATGGGGCGATGCCCCGCATATTGCGATCGAAGATGATTAG